In the genome of Anomalospiza imberbis isolate Cuckoo-Finch-1a 21T00152 chromosome 29, ASM3175350v1, whole genome shotgun sequence, one region contains:
- the SEMA4A gene encoding semaphorin-4A isoform X1, with protein sequence MVVGPSWGASLPPPAMPAALRLLCGVVVPAALLCAEPLPRVTFPSGDPRRTLTHFSQDNVSHYDIFLLDESEEELYVGARDWVLALTVGTPGSIRAKASIMWGPTDEKTSQCAFKKKSQETECFNFIRVLVALNQTHLYVCGTYAFSPACTYIHLENFTLVPSGRGQPFLDGKGQCPFDPQHTYTALLVDGELYAGTMNNFQGNEPIISRSLGTRTLLKTDAFLRWLSADAAFVASFSAPEDDKVYFFFEETADEFDFFEKLLVPRVARVCKSDVGGDKVLQKKWTTFLKAQLVCSQAGRFPFNVIHHAFALLRHDGRADFYAVFTSQWQAGRAGSAAVCAYRQEDLEKVFEGKYKELNKESSRWTVYSGPNMSPRPGSCSMGASSDKALSFMKDHFLMDGKVSPTQGQPLLVKSDVTYTRITVHETRGVSGTTYRVMFLATGEGFLHKAVELSGGAHIVESIQLFAKPEPVKNLLLAPGKGILYVGYSRGVLQVPLANCSLHRSCAECVLARDPYCAWHSPEGSCRPARLATEDKSAWLQDVETGSPVTTCHRGRSAAMPRSWGAPEDPAVQGLSPRLNAVVPLPCPRHSALATYSWQQPSGARGHTVLQPDHTLVVIMQQGMAGTYKCQATENGYTWTVAHYQLRDSDGDSLDKEGLARGSSGPGTPRSYWLEFVTVTVLLAVTLTVAACLALLAYRDQLRARSKVRGCSTPHSPPSRPREKVPLNGGTREPPAPGAATEEEEEDEGSHACCLQLDGAIDVDNNRLHVPAGNTA encoded by the exons ATGGTGGTGGGACCCTCCTGGGGCGCATCCCTGCCGCCCCCCGCCATGCCCGCCGCCCTTCGCCTGCTCTGCGGGGTGGTGGTGCcggctgccctgctctgcgcTGAGCCCCTGCCCCGCGTCACCTTCCCCAGCG gggACCCCCGGCGGACCCTCACGCACTTCAGCCAGGACAACGTCTCCCATTACGACATCTTCCTCCTGGACGAGAGCGAGGAGGAGCTGTACGTGGGGGCACGCGACTGGGTGCTGGCCCTCACTGTTGGCACCCCTGGCAGCATCCGTGCCAAAGCCTCG ATAATGTGGGGACCCACAGATGAGAAAACCTCTCAATGTGCTTTTAAGAAGAAGAGCCAAGAG ACTGAGTGCTTCAACTTCATCCGAGTCCTGGTGGCCCTGAACCAGACCCACCTCTACGTCTGCGGGACCTACGCCTTCAGCCCCGCGTGCACCTACATT CACCTGGAAAACTTCACGCTGGTGCCCAGTGGCAGAGGACAGCCCTTCCTGGACGGGAAGGGCCAGTGCCCCTTCGATCCCCAGCACACTTACACGGCCCTGCTGGTGG ATGGAGAGCTCTATGCTGGCACCATGAACAACTTCCAGGGCAACGAGCCCATCATCTCCCGCTCGCTGGGCACCCGCACCCTGCTCAAGACAGACGCCTTCCTCCGCTGGCTCTCGG CCGACGCCGCCTTCGTGGCCTCCTTCAGCGCACCTGAGGACGACAAGGTCTACTTCTTCTTCGAGGAGACAGCGGACGAGTTCGACTTCTTTGAGAAGCTCCTGGTGCCACGGGTGGCCCGTGTCTGCAAG AGCGATGTAGGGGGGGACAAGGTGCTGCAGAAGAAGTGGACAACTTTCCTGAAGGCGCAGCTGGTGTGCTCCCAGGCTGGCCGCTTCCCCTTCAACGTCATCCACCACGCCTTTGCCCTGCTCCGCCACGACGGCCGCGCCGACTTCTACGCAGTGTTCACCTCGCAGTG gcaggcGGGCAGGGCGGGCAGCGCCGCCGTCTGTGCCTACAGACAGGAGGATCTGGAGAAGGTCTTCGAGGGCAAGTACAAGGAGCTGAACAAGGAGAGCTCTCGCTGGACCGTCTACAGTGGCCCCAACATGAGTCCCCGGCCTGGCAGT TGCTCCATGGGTGCCTCCTCGGACAAAGCCCTCTCCTTCATGAAGGACCATTTCCTGATGGACGGGAAGGTGTCACCCACGCAGGGGCAGCCTCTCCTGGTGAAGTCGGATGTCACCTACACGCGCATCACAGTGCACGAGACTCGCGGCGTGTCGGGGACCACGTATCGTGTCATGTTCCTGGCCACAGGTGAG GGTTTCCTGCACAAGGCAGTGGAGCTGTCTGGGGGTGCCCACATCGTGGAGAGCATCCAGCTCTTCGCAAAGCCAGAGCCGGTGAAGAACCTGCTGCTGGCGCCAGGGAAG GGCATCCTCTATGTGGGCTACTCCAGAGGCGTCCTGCAGGTCCCGCTGGCCAACTGCAGCCTGCACCGGAGCTGCGCTGAGTGCGTGCTGGCGCGGGATCCCTACTGCgcctggcacagccccgaggGCTCCTGCCGGCCCGCCCGCCTCGCCACCGAGGACAA GAGTGCGTGGCTGCAGGACGTCGAGACAGGGAGCCCGGTCACCACGTGCCACCGTGGGAGGAGCGCAGCCATGCCCCGATCCTGGGGGGCACCGGAGGATCCCGCTGTACAGG GGCTCAGCCCGCGGCTGAACGCCGTGGTCCCCCTGCCGTGCCCCCGCCACTCCGCACTGGCCACCtacagctggcagcagcccagcGGTGCCCGGGGGCACACGGTGCTGCAGCCCGACCACACGCTGGTGGTCATCATGCAGCAGGGAATGGCCGGCACCTACAAGTGCCAGGCCACAGAGAACGGCTACACCTGGACCGTGGCTCACTACCAGCTCAGGGACTCCGACGGGGACAGTCTGGATAAGGAGGGCTTGGCCCGGGGGTCCTCAGGCCCTGGCACCCCCCGGTCATACTGGTTAGAGTTCGTCACGGTGACGGTGCTGCTGGCGGTGACGCTGACCGTGGCTGCCTGCCTGGCCCTCCTCGCCTACCGTGACCAGCTCAGAGCTCGGAGCAAGGTGCGGGGCTGCAGCACGCCCCACAGCCCCCCATCCCGCCCCCGGGAGAAGGTGCCCCTCAATGGGGGCACCAGAGAgcccccagcacctggagctgccacggaggaggaggaggaggatgaaggcTCCCATGCTTGCTGCCTCCAGCTTGATGGGGCCATCGACGTTGACAACAACCGGCTCCACGTGCCAGCAGGGAACACAGCGTGA